The following proteins are co-located in the Hevea brasiliensis isolate MT/VB/25A 57/8 chromosome 11, ASM3005281v1, whole genome shotgun sequence genome:
- the LOC131170330 gene encoding uncharacterized protein LOC131170330, whose protein sequence is MNILAACTFDLRFTYVLSGWEGSASDSRILENALTREDKLKVPKGKSYLVDVGYPLRSKFITPYRSTRYHLKEYSRCHPENMKELFNLRHASLRNVIERAFGVLKKRFPIITSGSEANYDVDTISEIVLACFILHNFLMLYDLDEDLLRQVDNELMQNDFEANEIRYNIRDADARLGEQIRNDMAMCMWQDYMSRS, encoded by the exons ATGAATATACTAGCTGCATGTACATTTGACTTGAGATTTACTTATGTGTTATCTGGTTGGGAAGGATCAGCTTCAGACTCAAGGATACTAGAAAATGCATTAACTAGGGAAGATAAATTGAAAGTTCCTAAAg GTAAATCTTATCTAGTTGATGTAGGGTATCCTTTAAGGTCCAAATTTATCACTCCATATCGAAGTACTAGGTACCATTTGAAAGAGTACTCTCGTTGTCATCCAGAAAATATGAAAGAGCTCTTCAATCTTCGACATGCATCACTACGCAATGTGATTGAAAGGGCATTTGGAGTGCTAAAAAAGAGGTTCCCTATCATAACTAGTGGATCAGAGGCAAATTATGATGTTGATACAATTTCTGAAATTGTTTTAGCATGTTTCATTTTGCATAATTTTCTTATGTTGTATGATCTAGATGAAGATCTCTTACGTCAAGTTGACAATGAATTGATGCAAAATGACTTTGAAGCTAATGAAATTAGATATAATATTAGGGATGCAGATGCTCGACTAGGAGAGCAAATAAGAAATGACATGGCTATGTGCATGTGGCAAGATTATATGTCTAGATCTTAA
- the LOC131170649 gene encoding G-type lectin S-receptor-like serine/threonine-protein kinase SD2-5, giving the protein MPMRFTYQELKVATGDFKKKLGRGGFGSVFEGTLQNGDKIAVKRLDAMGQGKKEFLAEVKTIGSIHHVNLVKLIGFCAEKLQRLLVYEYMCNGSLDKWIFCKESLASLDWQIRRTIVLDIAKGLAYLHEECRQRIVHLDIKPQNILLDEKLRAKISDFGLCKLIDRDQSQVVTTMRGTPGYLAPEFLSSAITEKADVYSFGIVVMEIVCGKKNLERSQPEEFVHLLPIFMRKAEEDQLVVMVDGSNQDMQLHNSEAVQVMNVAIWCLQSDYKRRPSMSDVVKVLEGNLDVEADLDYTLHNPTTIAATIREAEQGTTTLILPSYLSGPR; this is encoded by the coding sequence ATGCCCATGAGATTCACTTACCAAGAATTGAAAGTAGCCACTGGAGATTTCAAGAAAAAGCTTGGACGAGGAGGGTTTGGATCAGTTTTTGAAGGCACTCTTCAAAACGGAGATAAAATTGCAGTCAAGCGCCTTGATGCTATGGGCCAAGGGAAGAAAGAATTCTTGGCTGAGGTCAAGACTATAGGAAGCATCCACCATGTTAACCTTGTGAAGCTAATTGGCTTCTGCGCAGAAAAATTGCAAAGGCTTCTGGTATATGAGTACATGTGTAATGGGTCTTTAGACAAATGGATTTTCTGTAAAGAATCGCTAGCTTCTTTAGACTGGCAAATTAGAAGGACAATTGTCCTGGACATAGCAAAGGGGCTGGCCTATCTCCATGAAGAATGTAGACAGAGAATAGTACATTTAGATATCAAACCCCAAAATATACTATTGGATGAAAAACTTCGTGCGAAGATATCAGATTTTGGCTTGTGTAAGTTGATTGATAGGGATCAAAGCCAAGTGGTAACCACGATGAGAGGAACTCCCGGCTATTTGGCCCCTGAATTTTTGAGCTCAGCAATCACAGAGAAGGCAGATGTTTATAGCTTTGGGATCGTAGTCATGGAAATAGTTTGTggaaagaaaaatttagaaaggtCACAGCCTGAGGAATTCGTGCATTTGCTCCCAATTTTCATGAGAAAAGCAGAGGAGGATCAATTGGTGGTTATGGTTGACGGAAGCAATCAGGATATGCAACTGCATAACTCAGAAGCTGTTCAGGTGATGAACGTTGCAATTTGGTGTCTGCAAAGTGATTACAAAAGGAGGCCTTCCATGTCAGATGTGGTTAAAGTCCTAGAAGGTAATTTGGATGTGGAAGCTGATCTAGACTACACCTTGCATAATCCAACAACAATAGCAGCAACGATAAGAGAGGCAGAGCAGGGAACCACAACTTTAATATTGCCATCTTATCTATCGGGACCAAGGTGA